The Streptomyces sp. NBC_00344 genome includes a window with the following:
- a CDS encoding DEAD/DEAH box helicase, whose translation MKPTMAAAQLRGSLTQYLTTTYALADEDTRRALERFLDHPETGIFRGPYLRIRTPFHRADDGWQRDLEWTGGFPGFTPHRHQAKAWSRLSTLRGPAQPTLVTTGTGSGKTESFLIPILDHCRRQQAQGNRGIKAVLLYPMNALATDQAGRIAEYLSRPELAQVTAGLYIGDRPDTDFRRVMTRREEMRLTPPDVLITNYKMLDLLLQRGEDRPLWENADLTYVVLDEFHTYDGAQGTDVAMLLRRLAASTGASRPGRPLGSICPVATSATLGEGTADKESGGILDVASRVFAMQFSADAVIGEERMSAEEFTGAVDYELPEPPTPQEVITFSGGPGVEAQPDLLDLDRLAARMLGRSGLDPFRLGRLLKRHDFTLGVLSLLGGEPLDEWGLRDRLARFGYAWGRTARENPQLVLQALSRFVALLSAARDPDSDERRPLPLLHIEAHLWVRPVTRVLRGVGPSPEFRWYEDDRTAARRAALNTAPLADEEPDGVSGGRSSARRPQPLPGTDTAVRPAEVHLPAVYCRNCGRSGWASLSPEADPQRLVMAQDRIWRAAVGRDKRRIRYFISATRRERQQVLDALTGARPSDGGVDPLSVVVLDGGQGTYRLPAAADSDELIDAWFTLALLDKKTADRAAKDDRCPACHTDNSIRFLGTAQAALASATVTQLFTGGDIALVPEERKTLLFNDSTQDAAHRAGYVANASYKFSLRSLLAHNLDESGAPTALNDLIGHVLESVDDPEALAAVVPPDLHDEPGVDRLLSGRGTGDARTWKLIGERLAFATVMEFGLRSRMGRTLELTRTAAAEVVVDQPSRVTDVARDIHLSLPGQLLVTGGLPTPERYLAYVRGLLERLRLRGAVHHRWLHTWMKEAGTNRYLISGRRPDGMPAFPNGVAPPRFLLDGQKDRSEFDAVTGRLGWYQDWTRRCLGLDTAGATECLRRLLPALADERVLAARTTSDRQTRIYGLQPGHIQAQLLDDSVVNKAFVGCEDCGWQQVMAPERRTRWYGHPCPRYRCKGMLKAPQPGMPGSGSSVSGFGSAVRERDYTGDYYRRLYLTGGTFRVVTAEHTGMLSRPERERVERGFKAGTHYTDPNVLSCTPTLELGIDIGDLSAVLLGSLPAGPANYVQRAGRAGRRTGNALVVAFGGRKARDLYYLDEPREMIAGTILPPGCYLSAVEILRRQYTARLLDLAARGALFTSDGERLAPVPRLSSALFGTTGWCQDLADAAQTHGAALVEEFLGLFPNGSGPDVSADAEVSEHAAGELKAYATEGIVRAFQEAEEDWTGRREELRRRIAAIDEAAGLLVKTDTVQDRERRELLAERRGAGDLLRELSQSSAHGTLVELGLLPNYSLTDTTTQLEATLYWTETPDDEEGARAGKPDGEAPGKVYRSETRDYERSRKLALTELAPGNSFYVNGYRHVVRALDVGTPDRRAWSVWRLCPSCGYARTHQNAKNDTSPCPRCGGREIADAGCVQYVLQPRRVISRDKRDDARVRDDRDERDRRRYAVLTTVDIDPERIAPGSWRHETAVFGVDFTRQAKIRTFNLGLDREEGSSTVPFAGADVRLNPFYVCTSCGGATAEGHPVVDVPQHALTASGATSTAAAAHHLLWCPRRRVKGASAAGDGGQPSNGQDVPLLLAHELGTEAVRVLLPASVARAKERLASFTAALFTGIAAQYGGDPDHIDIAEATMPDHAGADGSDWPRRFLVIYDRLPGGTGYLHRLASAAGFRDVLLKAREVIESCACREKGLDGCHQCLLRRVPASDYDKVSRNEVRQMLDDLLGGDGECWRTSPVETTRHIPLERQAESDLEIMFIDTLQDWAKLSDSQAAADAYTTSAGTYALDLRLTATDGSTVSWRVSQQRALDGTRPDILLERLDAPGPRVAVYLDGFSYHATPEHNRLADDAAKRTDLRGEGTRVFQLTYDDVKEWRERVRDTGYTGGSPVDPVWEPYGTDARNQARDYYSRVGNGLPGELSDAVWVNPARLLLAYLRSPDASRWQHRAEAAAAGLFGTEGVRATVLGADGVGAGIQQALRGATVSGSAGPIRLIHGQDASGCRLVLVADGRRTPPVWSGLAVVDDSAAALADMQAHRRRWRGWLYWSNVLQFLDHGGGDSVQLASSLLDGFTAEVLTVTGGEGWLLSTTVKTPAAEAPPALTPTTAAVEVGAVRDGDQAATLARSPVVPAAGKDPAWDQVLKYLDEEETGLVDLARALADAGVHAPRDGYELDERGWQAELAWPSVRIGVVLAPRTSGTEQVPEPDYESVDRDRAFTAAGWDARPAADWDADELIARVTGRNRNDDSTDNGEHGR comes from the coding sequence GTGAAGCCCACCATGGCCGCCGCCCAGTTGCGCGGCAGTCTGACGCAGTACCTCACGACGACGTACGCCCTCGCCGACGAGGACACCCGGCGGGCGCTGGAACGCTTCCTCGACCACCCCGAGACAGGCATCTTCCGGGGCCCCTACCTCCGGATCAGAACCCCGTTCCACCGCGCCGACGACGGCTGGCAGCGGGACCTGGAGTGGACGGGCGGCTTCCCCGGCTTCACCCCCCACCGGCACCAGGCCAAGGCATGGAGTCGGCTGTCCACCCTGCGTGGTCCCGCACAGCCGACGCTGGTGACGACTGGAACAGGCTCCGGCAAGACCGAGTCCTTCCTCATCCCCATTCTCGACCACTGCCGACGGCAGCAGGCCCAGGGCAACCGCGGCATCAAGGCCGTTCTGCTCTACCCGATGAACGCACTCGCCACCGACCAGGCGGGGCGCATCGCCGAGTACCTGAGCCGGCCCGAACTGGCGCAGGTGACCGCCGGCCTCTACATCGGCGACCGGCCGGACACCGACTTCCGCCGGGTCATGACGCGACGTGAGGAAATGCGCCTCACGCCGCCCGACGTGCTGATCACTAACTACAAGATGCTCGACCTGCTCCTCCAGCGCGGCGAGGACCGCCCGTTGTGGGAGAACGCCGACCTCACCTACGTCGTACTCGACGAGTTCCACACCTACGACGGTGCCCAGGGCACAGACGTGGCGATGCTGCTGCGCCGTCTGGCCGCCTCGACCGGGGCTTCGCGACCGGGGCGACCGCTCGGTTCGATCTGCCCGGTGGCGACGTCGGCGACCCTCGGAGAAGGCACGGCGGACAAGGAATCCGGCGGCATTCTTGATGTCGCCTCACGAGTCTTTGCGATGCAATTCTCCGCCGACGCCGTCATCGGTGAGGAGCGGATGTCCGCGGAGGAGTTCACGGGCGCCGTCGACTACGAGCTGCCGGAGCCTCCCACGCCCCAGGAGGTCATCACCTTCTCCGGCGGTCCCGGTGTGGAAGCCCAGCCCGATCTGCTGGACCTGGACCGCCTGGCCGCCAGGATGCTGGGCCGATCCGGCCTAGACCCTTTCCGTCTCGGGCGCCTGCTCAAGCGGCACGATTTCACTCTGGGTGTGCTGTCCCTCCTAGGCGGAGAACCTCTGGATGAGTGGGGTCTGCGGGACCGGCTGGCCCGGTTCGGATACGCCTGGGGCCGTACCGCGCGGGAGAACCCGCAACTCGTGCTACAGGCCCTCTCCCGGTTCGTCGCCCTGCTGTCGGCGGCACGCGACCCGGACTCCGACGAGCGCAGACCCCTCCCCCTCCTGCACATCGAAGCGCACCTGTGGGTCAGGCCCGTGACCCGCGTCCTACGCGGCGTGGGCCCTTCTCCTGAGTTCCGTTGGTACGAGGACGATCGCACCGCCGCGCGCCGGGCTGCCCTAAACACCGCTCCGCTCGCCGACGAGGAGCCTGACGGGGTCTCCGGCGGCCGGTCATCGGCGCGCCGACCGCAGCCTCTTCCCGGCACGGACACAGCTGTCCGCCCGGCCGAGGTGCACCTGCCGGCGGTCTACTGCCGCAACTGCGGGCGCTCCGGATGGGCGTCCCTGTCCCCCGAGGCCGACCCCCAGCGGCTCGTCATGGCGCAGGACCGGATCTGGCGGGCAGCCGTGGGCCGGGACAAGCGGCGCATCCGCTACTTCATCTCGGCCACGCGGCGGGAGCGGCAGCAGGTGCTCGACGCCTTGACCGGCGCCCGCCCCTCGGACGGTGGCGTCGACCCCCTGTCGGTGGTGGTACTGGACGGCGGGCAGGGAACGTACCGGCTGCCGGCCGCCGCGGACTCCGACGAGCTGATCGATGCCTGGTTTACGCTGGCGCTGCTCGACAAGAAAACCGCCGACCGGGCTGCTAAGGACGACCGCTGCCCCGCCTGCCACACCGACAACAGCATCCGCTTCCTCGGTACGGCACAGGCGGCGCTGGCGTCGGCGACGGTCACGCAGCTGTTCACCGGCGGTGACATCGCGCTCGTTCCCGAAGAACGCAAGACGCTGCTCTTCAACGACTCCACCCAAGACGCGGCACACCGGGCCGGCTATGTCGCCAATGCCTCGTACAAGTTCTCCCTGCGATCCCTTCTCGCCCACAATCTGGACGAGTCGGGGGCGCCGACAGCGCTCAACGACCTCATCGGCCATGTGCTGGAGTCCGTGGACGACCCGGAGGCGCTGGCCGCCGTCGTGCCGCCCGATCTGCACGACGAACCAGGGGTCGACCGGCTCCTGTCGGGACGCGGCACCGGCGATGCCCGCACATGGAAACTGATCGGCGAGCGCCTCGCTTTCGCCACCGTGATGGAGTTCGGGTTGCGCAGCAGAATGGGGCGCACCCTGGAGCTGACACGGACCGCCGCGGCCGAGGTCGTCGTGGACCAGCCGAGCCGGGTCACGGACGTCGCCCGGGACATCCACCTGTCCCTGCCAGGGCAGCTCCTGGTCACAGGAGGGCTCCCCACACCTGAACGGTACCTCGCCTACGTTCGCGGGCTCCTGGAGCGACTCAGGCTGCGTGGTGCGGTGCACCACCGCTGGCTCCACACCTGGATGAAGGAAGCGGGTACGAACCGGTATCTGATCTCCGGCCGCAGGCCCGATGGCATGCCCGCCTTCCCCAACGGTGTGGCTCCGCCACGTTTCCTGTTGGACGGTCAGAAGGATCGGTCCGAGTTCGACGCCGTCACCGGGCGGCTCGGCTGGTACCAGGACTGGACGCGCCGGTGCCTGGGGCTGGATACGGCCGGGGCGACCGAGTGTCTACGCAGGCTGCTTCCCGCCCTCGCCGACGAAAGAGTCCTCGCGGCACGGACAACGAGTGACCGGCAGACCCGGATCTACGGTCTGCAACCCGGGCACATCCAAGCGCAGTTGCTCGACGACTCCGTCGTCAACAAGGCGTTCGTCGGCTGCGAGGACTGCGGTTGGCAGCAGGTCATGGCGCCCGAACGCCGCACGCGCTGGTACGGACACCCCTGTCCGCGCTATAGGTGCAAGGGGATGCTGAAGGCCCCGCAACCCGGCATGCCGGGGAGCGGATCCAGCGTCTCCGGGTTCGGTTCGGCCGTGCGCGAGCGTGACTACACCGGCGACTATTACCGTCGGCTCTACCTGACCGGTGGCACGTTCCGGGTGGTCACGGCTGAGCACACCGGCATGCTCAGCAGGCCGGAGCGGGAACGCGTCGAGCGCGGGTTCAAGGCCGGCACCCACTACACCGACCCCAACGTGCTGTCGTGCACGCCGACGCTCGAACTCGGCATCGACATCGGCGATCTGTCGGCTGTCCTGCTGGGCTCCCTGCCCGCCGGACCAGCCAACTACGTGCAGCGGGCCGGCCGGGCCGGCCGACGGACCGGTAACGCGCTCGTGGTCGCCTTCGGCGGGCGCAAGGCCCGCGATCTCTACTACCTGGACGAGCCGCGCGAGATGATCGCCGGGACGATCCTGCCCCCGGGCTGCTACCTGTCCGCCGTCGAGATCCTGCGCCGGCAGTACACCGCTCGGCTGCTGGACCTCGCGGCCCGTGGCGCGCTGTTCACCTCCGACGGCGAGCGGCTCGCTCCCGTGCCCCGGTTGTCCTCGGCCCTGTTCGGCACCACAGGCTGGTGCCAGGACCTGGCGGACGCGGCGCAGACCCACGGCGCCGCGCTGGTCGAGGAGTTTCTCGGTCTGTTCCCGAACGGCAGCGGACCGGACGTCTCCGCCGATGCCGAAGTCTCCGAACATGCGGCCGGAGAGCTGAAGGCGTACGCCACCGAGGGAATCGTCAGGGCGTTCCAGGAAGCCGAGGAGGACTGGACGGGGCGGCGCGAGGAGCTCCGCCGAAGGATCGCGGCGATCGACGAGGCTGCCGGACTCCTGGTCAAGACGGACACCGTGCAGGACCGCGAGCGCCGGGAGCTGCTCGCCGAGCGGCGCGGCGCGGGGGACCTGCTCCGTGAACTGAGCCAGTCGAGCGCCCACGGCACCCTGGTGGAGCTGGGCCTGCTCCCGAACTACAGCCTCACCGACACCACGACCCAGCTGGAAGCGACGCTGTACTGGACGGAGACACCGGACGACGAAGAGGGTGCGCGGGCGGGGAAGCCCGATGGGGAGGCGCCCGGCAAGGTGTACCGCAGCGAGACCCGCGACTACGAACGCTCCCGCAAACTGGCGCTGACGGAGCTCGCCCCCGGCAACAGCTTCTACGTGAACGGCTACCGTCACGTCGTCCGCGCACTCGACGTCGGTACCCCCGACCGCCGGGCCTGGTCGGTATGGCGCCTCTGTCCATCATGCGGATACGCCCGCACGCACCAGAACGCGAAGAACGACACAAGTCCGTGCCCCCGTTGCGGCGGGCGGGAAATCGCCGACGCGGGATGCGTGCAGTACGTGCTCCAGCCGAGGCGGGTCATCTCCCGTGACAAGCGCGACGATGCCCGGGTGCGGGACGATCGCGACGAGCGGGACCGGCGCCGCTACGCCGTGCTGACGACGGTCGACATCGACCCCGAACGCATCGCCCCCGGTTCCTGGCGGCACGAAACCGCCGTGTTCGGAGTGGACTTCACCCGCCAGGCGAAGATCCGGACGTTCAATCTGGGACTCGACCGCGAGGAGGGGAGCAGCACCGTACCGTTCGCCGGCGCGGACGTCCGACTCAATCCCTTCTACGTCTGCACCAGTTGCGGAGGAGCGACGGCTGAGGGACACCCCGTGGTGGACGTCCCTCAGCACGCACTCACTGCGTCGGGAGCGACGAGCACCGCAGCAGCCGCCCACCACCTGCTGTGGTGTCCGCGTCGCCGGGTCAAGGGTGCATCCGCGGCCGGTGACGGAGGTCAGCCGAGCAACGGCCAGGACGTACCGCTGCTCCTCGCACACGAGTTGGGCACCGAGGCGGTGCGCGTCCTGCTGCCCGCCTCCGTGGCGCGGGCCAAGGAGCGGTTGGCGTCGTTCACCGCCGCGTTGTTCACGGGAATCGCCGCGCAGTACGGCGGCGACCCGGACCACATCGACATCGCCGAGGCGACGATGCCCGACCACGCGGGGGCCGACGGCTCGGACTGGCCGCGACGATTCCTCGTCATCTACGACCGGCTCCCCGGAGGCACCGGCTATCTGCACCGGCTCGCGTCCGCGGCTGGCTTCCGGGACGTGCTTCTCAAGGCACGTGAGGTCATCGAGAGCTGCGCCTGCCGCGAGAAGGGGCTCGACGGCTGCCACCAGTGCTTGCTGCGGCGGGTCCCGGCCTCCGACTACGACAAGGTCAGCCGCAACGAGGTACGCCAGATGCTGGACGATCTGCTGGGCGGGGACGGGGAATGCTGGCGGACCTCACCCGTGGAGACGACACGTCACATTCCGCTGGAGCGACAGGCGGAGAGCGACCTTGAGATCATGTTCATCGACACGCTCCAGGACTGGGCCAAGCTCTCCGACTCCCAGGCAGCGGCCGATGCCTACACCACCTCGGCCGGAACCTACGCCCTGGACCTGCGGCTGACGGCGACCGACGGTTCGACGGTGAGCTGGCGTGTCTCGCAGCAGCGCGCCCTGGACGGCACCCGGCCCGACATACTCCTCGAACGCCTCGATGCGCCGGGCCCACGCGTTGCTGTGTACCTCGACGGCTTCTCGTACCACGCGACGCCCGAGCACAACCGCCTGGCCGACGACGCCGCCAAGCGGACCGATCTACGCGGCGAAGGCACGCGGGTGTTCCAGTTGACGTACGACGACGTCAAGGAGTGGCGCGAGCGCGTGCGTGACACCGGTTATACGGGGGGCAGCCCGGTTGATCCGGTCTGGGAACCGTACGGGACAGACGCGCGGAACCAGGCGCGCGACTACTACAGCCGGGTGGGCAACGGACTGCCCGGCGAGCTGTCCGACGCGGTGTGGGTGAATCCTGCCCGACTCCTGCTCGCCTATCTGCGCTCACCCGACGCATCGCGCTGGCAGCACAGGGCCGAAGCCGCTGCCGCCGGGCTGTTCGGGACGGAGGGCGTCCGTGCCACTGTCCTCGGGGCCGATGGTGTCGGAGCGGGCATCCAACAGGCGCTTCGCGGTGCGACGGTCTCGGGATCTGCAGGGCCGATCCGGTTGATCCACGGACAGGATGCCTCCGGCTGCCGGCTGGTCCTGGTCGCGGACGGCAGGCGCACCCCACCGGTGTGGTCGGGGCTCGCGGTAGTGGACGACAGCGCGGCGGCACTGGCCGACATGCAGGCTCATCGACGCCGCTGGCGGGGCTGGCTGTACTGGAGCAACGTGCTGCAGTTCCTGGATCACGGCGGCGGTGACAGCGTGCAGCTCGCCAGCAGCCTCCTCGACGGCTTCACCGCCGAGGTACTCACCGTGACCGGCGGCGAGGGATGGCTGCTCTCCACCACGGTCAAAACTCCGGCCGCGGAGGCCCCACCGGCCCTCACCCCGACGACGGCCGCGGTGGAGGTCGGTGCCGTCCGCGACGGTGACCAGGCCGCTACGCTGGCTCGCTCGCCTGTGGTGCCAGCGGCCGGAAAGGATCCGGCGTGGGACCAGGTGCTGAAATATCTCGATGAGGAGGAGACCGGCCTCGTCGACCTCGCCCGGGCACTCGCCGACGCGGGCGTTCATGCCCCTCGGGACGGCTACGAGCTCGATGAGCGGGGCTGGCAGGCGGAGCTGGCTTGGCCCTCCGTACGAATCGGGGTGGTCCTGGCCCCCCGAACCAGCGGGACGGAACAGGTTCCGGAGCCCGACTACGAGTCCGTCGACCGGGACCGGGCGTTCACGGCAGCCGGCTGGGACGCCCGCCCGGCCGCGGACTGGGATGCCGACGAGCTGATCGCCCGGGTGACCGGCCGGAACCGGAACGACGACAGCACCGACAACGGGGAGCACGGACGATGA
- a CDS encoding UvrD-helicase domain-containing protein gives MNTSGVTLRLLDKADKEILKLPRTVKGAFFDFQHKFKTNPHTTGLKLQHLKGDTRLWSARVSDDYRALLIRLADDDWLIVSVKHRKDVYDRLSAGVNHVTGGIEYVDLEVVEDSVLRRLPAPPSAPVVAPEPAKPPELFADWSDTELSDLGVAEPLLPVIRTLTTEDQLLGLIEYAPQLTGEVLLALFDGRSFDEVLDQVTTPVAAAEPVDPADFKAAAQRPATVVTTSDEDLREALEGGDFGRWKAFLHPTQTKLVERRYSGPARVGGGPGTGKTIVALHRVRHLVRQLPPGRDKPVLLTTYNKNLAADLRSRLLELGGEELVARVDVSHVDQLALRTVREAEPGSGKQAMDDSQAVREWRALLDELGEDTWDPEFLHDEWTQVILGQAVATRADYFRARRAGRGRSVTRGERAEIWQLAERFTQRLDRLGRQTWDQVAERAARLEMGREHRILSIARQREEAGGLANVHLQDGSAGWLRYRYRHIIVDEAQDLRPAHWKMLRAMAPREANDLFLVGDTHQRIYKNQVTLGSLGINIRGRSSKLSLSYRTTRQILRSALDVLGETAYDDLDGSQETLAGYRSVLSGKQPAGHSFADWAQEREGIAALIKEWDDNPELSIPHEQIAICVPTNQMAAEVGYTLGLQGIRPVEIRADGPHGDGGVHIGTMFRFKGLEYQRMIIGGVTDGLVPRDAVNLLRTSDPVRFRHEMQRARSLLFVAATRARDSVDVFWHGTPSPFLGPSLTGKR, from the coding sequence ATGAACACCTCGGGCGTGACACTGCGCTTGCTCGACAAGGCCGACAAGGAGATCCTCAAGCTCCCCCGCACGGTCAAGGGCGCCTTCTTCGACTTCCAACACAAGTTCAAGACGAACCCGCACACCACCGGCCTCAAGCTCCAGCATCTCAAAGGTGACACCAGGCTGTGGTCGGCGCGCGTCAGCGACGACTACCGCGCCCTGTTGATCAGGCTCGCCGACGACGACTGGCTGATCGTCTCCGTCAAGCACCGCAAGGACGTCTACGATCGGCTGTCCGCCGGCGTCAACCATGTCACCGGCGGCATCGAGTACGTCGATCTCGAGGTGGTCGAAGACAGCGTCCTGCGACGCCTTCCCGCCCCGCCCTCGGCCCCTGTCGTCGCACCCGAACCGGCCAAACCGCCGGAGCTCTTCGCGGACTGGTCCGACACCGAGCTGTCGGACCTCGGCGTCGCGGAACCGTTACTGCCGGTGATCCGGACTCTCACCACCGAGGACCAGCTGCTCGGACTGATCGAGTACGCCCCTCAGCTCACGGGCGAGGTGCTGCTCGCACTCTTCGACGGCAGGTCGTTCGACGAGGTACTCGACCAGGTCACGACGCCCGTCGCCGCGGCCGAGCCGGTCGACCCGGCGGACTTCAAGGCCGCGGCCCAACGCCCGGCCACGGTGGTGACCACCTCTGACGAAGACCTCCGGGAAGCGCTGGAGGGTGGCGACTTCGGCCGCTGGAAGGCCTTCCTTCACCCCACGCAGACCAAACTCGTCGAGCGACGCTACTCGGGACCGGCACGGGTCGGGGGTGGCCCCGGCACGGGCAAGACTATCGTCGCCCTGCACCGGGTGCGCCATCTCGTTCGGCAGCTGCCGCCCGGTCGTGACAAGCCGGTCCTCCTGACCACGTACAACAAGAACCTCGCCGCGGATCTGCGCTCTCGCCTGCTGGAGTTGGGCGGCGAGGAGCTCGTGGCCAGGGTGGATGTGAGCCATGTCGACCAACTGGCACTGCGCACGGTACGCGAGGCCGAACCCGGCAGCGGCAAGCAGGCGATGGACGATAGTCAGGCCGTACGTGAGTGGCGCGCCCTGCTGGACGAGTTGGGCGAGGACACCTGGGACCCCGAGTTCCTGCACGATGAATGGACTCAGGTGATCCTGGGTCAGGCCGTCGCCACCCGCGCCGACTACTTCCGTGCCCGCCGTGCCGGGCGCGGCCGAAGCGTCACCCGCGGTGAGCGTGCCGAGATCTGGCAGCTCGCCGAGCGCTTCACCCAGCGACTGGACCGTCTCGGACGTCAGACCTGGGACCAGGTCGCCGAGCGTGCCGCTCGGCTGGAAATGGGACGTGAGCACCGCATCCTCTCGATCGCACGTCAGCGGGAGGAGGCAGGAGGCCTCGCCAATGTCCATCTCCAGGACGGGTCAGCTGGCTGGCTGCGCTATCGCTACCGGCACATCATCGTGGACGAGGCGCAGGACCTGCGCCCCGCCCATTGGAAGATGCTTCGCGCGATGGCGCCGCGTGAGGCCAACGACCTGTTCCTCGTCGGCGACACCCACCAGCGCATTTACAAGAACCAAGTGACGCTGGGAAGCCTTGGGATCAATATTCGCGGGCGGTCGTCCAAGCTGAGCCTGAGCTACCGCACCACGCGCCAGATCCTGCGCTCCGCTCTCGACGTTCTGGGTGAGACGGCATACGACGACCTCGATGGCAGCCAGGAGACACTGGCCGGTTACCGGTCCGTGCTCAGCGGAAAGCAGCCGGCGGGGCACTCATTCGCGGACTGGGCCCAGGAGCGTGAAGGTATCGCTGCGCTCATCAAGGAATGGGACGACAACCCGGAGTTGAGCATCCCGCACGAACAGATCGCGATCTGTGTGCCGACAAACCAGATGGCTGCCGAGGTCGGCTACACACTCGGGCTGCAAGGCATTCGTCCGGTTGAGATCCGGGCCGACGGGCCCCACGGCGACGGCGGAGTGCACATCGGCACGATGTTCCGGTTCAAGGGGCTGGAGTACCAGC